The DNA window GCATGCTTTCCTGCACCATGTCGAACCATGCGGTCGTCGCCACCGGGCTGAACGCGGCCATCGCGGCCGCCATGCCAGCATGGGCCGGGTCGGTCGCGTCCGGGGTTTCGGTGGGTTTCTTCGTCGATTTTGCCATCTGCGCCACTCCTTCCGAGCTTCGGCAAAGGCCGCGGTGGCGCGGTCTTTGCGGGAACGTCTTCCGATCTGGCACAACACACCGAAACACGCGCCTCGCGCCATTCGGGAACGTAACAATTATATGACGTGGCTCCCCTGAGGTACAGCGCAACCGGCCTGCCGCCCCCTGCGCCGTTGTCGCACCCCGCGCGTTTCAGCCCTTGCGCACCCGGTAAAGCGTAACAGCCCCGTCCTCGACCGTCTCGATCAGCTCATGCCCCGCCTCGGCGCAGAAATGCGGCACGTCGATCACCGCCGCCGGGTCATCCGCCCGCAGCACCACCACCTCGCCCGCACCAAGCGGCTTCATCCGCTTGCGCAGCTTCAGCACGGGCAGGGGGCACAAGAGCCCCACGGCGTCGATGGTCTCAGGTTCGCTCATGCGCGTGG is part of the Roseovarius sp. THAF9 genome and encodes:
- a CDS encoding sulfurtransferase TusA family protein, with the translated sequence MSEPETIDAVGLLCPLPVLKLRKRMKPLGAGEVVVLRADDPAAVIDVPHFCAEAGHELIETVEDGAVTLYRVRKG